In Hydractinia symbiolongicarpus strain clone_291-10 chromosome 13, HSymV2.1, whole genome shotgun sequence, a single genomic region encodes these proteins:
- the LOC130623996 gene encoding uncharacterized protein LOC130623996, which translates to MAAMKCFVILGVLFMAVHAAPFLNDDKELDNLAADLTENREDSSEYAISRKLREASDMLSKISAMLENQWRDPQRSKNSKGRGRGGNQSKPTQTTPTRKTPADINNVSDKGFNNVKKELNHLEAELSFLQRMLPIMDMKVL; encoded by the exons ATGGCTGCAATGAAGTGCTTTGTGATTTTGGGTGTTCTTTTCATGGCTGTACATGCAG CTCCATTTCTCAATGATGACAAAGAACTGGATAACTTGGCAGCAGATCTCACTGAAAACAGAGAAG ATTCAAGTGAATATGCCATCTCACGCAAGCTTAGAGAAGCGTCAGATATGCTCTCAAAGATTTCTG CAATGTTGGAGAATCAATGGAGGGACCCACAAAGAAGTAAAAACTCAAAGGGTCGAGGTAGAGGGGGTAATCAATCAAAACCTACTCAAACAACACCTACCCGCAAAACACCTGCTGACATAAACAATGTCTCTGATAAAGGatttaataatgtaaaaaaagaactgAATCACCTTGAAGCGGAACTCTCATTTCTACAAC GCATGCTTCCCATTATGGATATGAAGGTGTTGTAA
- the LOC130622934 gene encoding uncharacterized protein LOC130622934, producing the protein MKELIILLLVGLFADVDARRSCYTCRDIRRHGHTTSGMYSVYLPSGLRRVFCEMGINHGGYTFISNSLLARLTNADIRCLFRRRNDVLLRISKPDGTQPYTVISQYRSTGGLRVHLSKHTGTEKPLNWRIGPYIYLDTLPNSRSRFRHTEGIKVNGKPVTFRNCDRNDRSYFAFFQNPFEKIPSSYHKSNLIYERQGVAVNWRKNAIRPPSGRRLPLNYFFFTEMHYGGCGTYTSSDRWLHATYPALGTAIGLR; encoded by the exons ATGAAAGAACTTATAATTCTGCTTTTGGTTGGTTTGTTTGCAGATGTA GACGCCAGACGAAGCTGCTATACCTGTCGTGACATACGACGTCATGGGCATACCACGAGCGGTATGTATTCTGTTTACTTACCATCGGGCTTGAGAAGAGTGTTTTGTGAGATGGGTATCAATCATGGTGGATATACTTTTATTTCCAATTCTCTACTGGCGAGATTAACCAACGCTGACATCAGATGCTTATTCAGGAGACGTAATGATGTGCTTCTCCGAATTTCAAAACCCGATGGTACACAGCCCTATACAGTTATCAGTCAATACAGGTCAACTGGTGGATTGCGTGTTCATCTAAGCAAGCATACTGGCACAGAAAAGCCGTTGAATTGGAGGATTGGTCCATATATTTATTTGGATACTCTGCCAAATTCTCGGAGCAGGTTTCGTCATACAGAAGGTATCAAAGTGAATGGAAAGCCTGTAACATTTCGAAATTGTGACCGCAATGACAGAAGTTATTTCGCCTTTTTTCAAAACCCGTTTGAAAAAATTCCCTCTTCATATCACAAAAGTAATTTGATTTATGAGCGCCAAGGGGTTGCAGTTAATTGGAGGAAGAACGCAATACGACCTCCTTCAGGACGCCGCCtgcctttaaattatttcttcttcACTGAAATGCATTATGGCGGCTGTGGAACCTACACATCCAGTGATCGATGGTTACATGCCACATATCCAGCACTTGGAACTGCAATTGGATTAAGATGA